One window from the genome of Musa acuminata AAA Group cultivar baxijiao chromosome BXJ1-4, Cavendish_Baxijiao_AAA, whole genome shotgun sequence encodes:
- the LOC135643333 gene encoding uncharacterized protein LOC135643333 isoform X1, which yields MGDPASRRAMDVERTSLCNCVVNFLLQENYLLTAFELLHELVEDGHHDQAIRLRNFFADPALFPSDQISRFNALRVADAQNVLEEKVTVEEKLAITEYELRLAQEDLSRLREELQKQKQYFPDDLNGSSSDISVTNGPTTLHNTRKISYVSLGPLKDTERKDLNCAVKEYLLFAGYRLTAMTFLEEVTDQNLDVWLKSSACVSDALRRYYYQYLSSTSEAAEEKISLLRENEFFIKENQRLNDEKESMRRNKELADSQILVLTSNLEGVKKDLKDKDTLVQNLKQSMDLQRKQLNDCRAEITALKMHIEGARASRSWTAGESESTKAPYTDKSKEEKKTSCGELEDLKGVHSTTRNPEPIIALSEDVQSEEKVVEINEVAVVSKSVDLVSTNSDENHGYQASEDVRSRPHNIVSDAANVSCNDSVEYQENAHKLISELKSEDKGLNQNSESPKRGKTQKMALETIQILSDALPKIVPYVLINHREELLPLIMCAIERHPDSAVRDSLTHTLFNLIKRPDEQQRRIIMDACVSLAKNVGEMRTETELLPQCWEQINHKYEERRLLVAQSCGELAEFVRPEIRDSLILSIIQQLIEDSATIVREAAAHNLALLLPLFPNLDKYFKVEELMFQLVCDPSGAVVDTTIKELVPAVVNWGAKLDHVLRVILSHILGSAQRCPPLSGVEGSVDSHLRVLGDREHWNIDVLLRMLTGLLPFVHRKAIETCPFSSAMESLTTSEQQNSFFSTSLLQLYAGGRTIWPMFDWMHVDCLPDLIQLSCLLSHKEDNLRTRITRYLLDVSEFFGEQYLVHIMLPVFLIAVGNGDGADLTFFPLSMKSRIKGLQPKTSVAENLSVMCILPLLLSGILGAPTIHEKLSDYLRKLLVQNNTQEGSWLVHHTAEVIDAVRFLCIFNEHHGVIFNILWEMVVSANVNMQTNAAVLLKVIVPYIDVKAASTHVLPALVTLGSDPNLNVKYASIEAFGAVAQHFKNDMIVDKIRIQMDAFLEDGSHEATITVVRALLVAVPHTTDRLREYLLSKIFQLTCMPSHGNDITHRREKANVFCEAVRALDATDLPATSIRDFLVPTIQNLLKDLDALDPAHKEALEIILKERSGGAFENISKAMGGHIGLASSVSSFFGETGRLGKKEGGDTHEYAASPQPSPPAQQDDTRFRKMLRGSFSDILRGKGKGSEEPPRQSG from the exons ATGGGGGATCCGGCGTCGAGGCGGGCGATGGACGTGGAGCGGACGTCGCTGTGCAACTGCGTGGTGAACTTCTTGTTGCAGGAGAACTACCTACTCACCGCCTTCGAGCTCCTCCACGAGCTGGTCGAGGACGGCCACCATGACCAGGCCATCCGCCTTCGAAATTTCTTCGCCGACCCCGCCCTCTTCCCCTCCGACCAGATCTCACGCTTCAACGCCCTCCGAG TTGCAGATGCACAAAATGTGCTAGAAGAGAAAGTAACAGTAGAAGAAAAGTTGGCAATCACTGAATATGAGCTTCGTTTAGCCCAAGAAGACTTGTCAAGACTCAGGGAGGAGTTACAAAAGCAAAAACAATATTTTCCTGATGACCTTAATG GGTCCAGTTCAGATATTTCGGTGACTAATGGCCCTACAACTCTACATAACACGAGGAAGATCTCTTATGTCTCTTTAGGCCCGTTAAAGGACACTGAACGGAAAGATCTAAATTGTGCTGTGAAGGAATACTTGCTCTTTGCTGGGTACCGCCTTACAGCTATGACATTTCTTGAAGAG GTCACTGATCAAAACCTAGATGTGTGGCTGAAAAGTTCAGCTTGTGTTTCTGATGCTTTGCGTCGTTATTATTATCAGTATCTTTCATCCACCTCAGAGGCTGCCGAG GAGAAGATTTCCCTTCTTCGAGAAAATGAATTTTTTATTAAAGAAAATCAGAGGCTCAATGATGAGAAAGAGTCCATGCGTAGAAACAAGGAACTGGCTGATAGTCAGATACTAGTTCTAACAAGTAACTTGGAAGGTGTAAAGAAGGATTTAAAAGATAAGGATACTCTG GTACAGAATCTTAAGCAGTCCATGGATCTACAGAGAAAGCAACTTAATGACTGCAGAGCTGAAATCACAGCACTGAAGATGCACATAGAAGGAGCCCGAGCTAGCAGAAGCTGGACAGCTGGAGAAAGTGAAAGCACAAAGGCTCCTTATACTGACAAGtctaaggaagaaaagaaaacctCATGTGGTGAACTAGAAGACTTAAAAGGTGTTCATTCCACAACAAGAAATCCAGAACCCATTATAGCTCTTAGCGAGGATGTGCAATCAGAGGAAAAAGTGGTTGAGATCAATGAAGTAGCTGTTGTATCGAAATCTGTTGACTTAGTTTCTACTAATTCAGATGAGAATCATGGTTACCAAGCTTCTGAAGATGTCAGATCCAGGCCTCATAATATTGTTTCTGATGCAGCAAATGTTTCTTGTAATGATAGTGTTGAATACCAAGAGAATGCTCATAAACTCATTTCTGAATTGAAGTCTGAGGATAAAGGATTGAACCAAAATTCAGAGAGTCCCAAGAGGGGGAAAACTCAAAAGATG GCACTGGAGACCATACAAATACTTTCAGATGCATTACCAAAGATTGTTCCCTATGTTCTGATCAACCATCGTGAG GAGCTTCTTCCATTGATTATGTGTGCTATTGAACGCCATCCAGATAGCGCAGTGAGAGATTCCCTAACACACACATTGTTTAATCTTATAAAACGGCCAGATGAACAGCAGCGGCGCATCATTATGGAT GCCTGTGTAAGCCTAGCTAAAAATGTTGGAGAGATGAGAACTGAAACAGAGTTGCTTCCTCAGTGTTGGGAACAG ATTAATCACAAATATGAGGAGCGTAGGCTATTAGTTGCTCAATCATGTGGAGAACTTGCAGAGTTTGTTCGACCTGAAATTCGTGATTCTCTTATTCTATCCATCATTCAGCAACTAATTGAAGATTCTGCCACAATTGTTCGAGAAGCTGCTGCTCATAACTTGGCACTGTTGCTTCCACTCTTTCCAAATTTGGACAAATATTTTAAG GTTGAAGAGCTCATGTTCCAGTTGGTATGTGATCCTTCAGGAGCGGTTGTTGATACCACAATCAAAGAACTTGTTCCTGCAGTAGTAAATTGGGGTGCTAAACTGGACCATGTTCTACGAGTCATACTCTCCCACATTTTAGGTTCTGCTCAG CGGTGTCCACCTCTATCAGGAGTTGAAGGATCTGTAGATTCTCATCTCCGTGTTCTAGGAGACCGAGAGCACTGGAATATTGATGTACTGCTTCGGATGTTGACAGGGTTGCTGCCATTTGTCCATCGTAAAGCTATTGAAACATGCCCTTTTAGCTCTGCTATGGAGTCTCTTACCACTTCAGAACAACAAAATTCCTTCTTCTCCACGTCTTTGCTTCAGTTATATGCAGG GGGTCGGACAATTTGGCCTATGTTTGATTGGATGCACGTGGATTGTCTTCCTGACTTGATTCAGCTTTCCTGCCTCTTATCTCACAAGGAAGACAATCTGAGAACTCGAATCACAAGG TACCTTCTGGATGTATCTGAATTCTTTGGGGAGCAATACCTTGTGCATATAATGCTTCCTGTTTTCCTGATAGCTGTTGGCAATGGTGATGGTGCAGATTTGACATTTTTTCCTTTATCCATGAAGTCCAGAATCAAAG GACTGCAACCTAAAACCTCTGTGGCAGAGAATCTTTCTGTCATGTGCATTCTTCCGTTATTGTTATCTGGAATTTTGGGTGCTCCAACTATTCATGAAAAATTATCAGATTACTTGAGAAAACTACTAGTGCAAAACAATACTCAAGAAGGTTCATGGCTTGTTCATCACACTGCTGAGGTGATTGATGCAGTTCGATTCCTTTG CATATTCAATGAGCATCATGGAGTCATTTTTAATATCCTATGGGAGATGGTCGTTAGTGCCAATGTGAATATGCAGACCAATGCAGCAGTTCTCTTGAAAGTTATT GTGCCATATATTGATGTAAAAGCTGCTTCTACACATGTTTTGCCTGCTCTTGTCACTCTTGGTTCTGATCCAAATTTAAATGTGAAATATGCAAGCATAGAAGCATTTGGAGCTGTTGCGCagcatttcaaaaatgatatg ATTGTTGACAAGATACGCATACAAATGGATGCTTTTCTTGAAGATGGATCACATGAAGCTACTATTACTGTTGTTCGTGCACTACTTGTGGCTGTACCACATACAACAGACAGGCTACGTGAAT ATCTGTTATCAAAAATTTTCCAACTTACTTGCATGCCATCTCATGGAAATGATATCACACACCGCCGTGAGAAAGCAAATGTATTTTGCGAGGCAGTTCGTGCTTTAGATGCCACAG ATCTTCCTGCCACCAGTATCCGTGATTTCCTTGTACCCACTATCCAAAACCTTTTGAAAGACCTGGATGCTCTAGATCCTGCTCAcaaggaagcattggaaattatacTGAAGGAGAGGTCAGGTGGGGCATTTGAAAACATCAGTAAAGCGATGGGAGGCCATATCGGTCTTGCATCTTCAGTTAGCAGTTTCTTTGGTGAGACTGGCCGTCTAGGAAAGAAAGAAGGTGGTGACACGCACGAATATGCTGCTTCGCCACAGCCAAGTCCACCAGCCCAGCAAGATGATACAAGGTTCAGGAAAATGTTGAGGGGCAGTTTCAGTGACATTTTAAGAGGCAA
- the LOC135643333 gene encoding uncharacterized protein LOC135643333 isoform X2: protein MGDPASRRAMDVERTSLCNCVVNFLLQENYLLTAFELLHELVEDGHHDQAIRLRNFFADPALFPSDQISRFNALRVADAQNVLEEKVTVEEKLAITEYELRLAQEDLSRLREELQKQKQYFPDDLNGSSSDISVTNGPTTLHNTRKISYVSLGPLKDTERKDLNCAVKEYLLFAGYRLTAMTFLEEVTDQNLDVWLKSSACVSDALRRYYYQYLSSTSEAAEEKISLLRENEFFIKENQRLNDEKESMRRNKELADSQILVLTSNLEGVKKDLKDKDTLVQNLKQSMDLQRKQLNDCRAEITALKMHIEGARASRSWTAGESESTKAPYTDKSKEEKKTSCGELEDLKGVHSTTRNPEPIIALSEDVQSEEKVVEINEVAVVSKSVDLVSTNSDENHGYQASEDVRSRPHNIVSDAANVSCNDSVEYQENAHKLISELKSEDKGLNQNSESPKRGKTQKMALETIQILSDALPKIVPYVLINHREELLPLIMCAIERHPDSAVRDSLTHTLFNLIKRPDEQQRRIIMDACVSLAKNVGEMRTETELLPQCWEQINHKYEERRLLVAQSCGELAEFVRPEIRDSLILSIIQQLIEDSATIVREAAAHNLALLLPLFPNLDKYFKVEELMFQLVCDPSGAVVDTTIKELVPAVVNWGAKLDHVLRVILSHILGSAQRCPPLSGVEGSVDSHLRVLGDREHWNIDVLLRMLTGLLPFVHRKAIETCPFSSAMESLTTSEQQNSFFSTSLLQLYAGGRTIWPMFDWMHVDCLPDLIQLSCLLSHKEDNLRTRITRYLLDVSEFFGEQYLVHIMLPVFLIAVGNGDGADLTFFPLSMKSRIKGLQPKTSVAENLSVMCILPLLLSGILGAPTIHEKLSDYLRKLLVQNNTQEGSWLVHHTAEVIDAVRFLCIEAFGAVAQHFKNDMIVDKIRIQMDAFLEDGSHEATITVVRALLVAVPHTTDRLREYLLSKIFQLTCMPSHGNDITHRREKANVFCEAVRALDATDLPATSIRDFLVPTIQNLLKDLDALDPAHKEALEIILKERSGGAFENISKAMGGHIGLASSVSSFFGETGRLGKKEGGDTHEYAASPQPSPPAQQDDTRFRKMLRGSFSDILRGKGKGSEEPPRQSG, encoded by the exons ATGGGGGATCCGGCGTCGAGGCGGGCGATGGACGTGGAGCGGACGTCGCTGTGCAACTGCGTGGTGAACTTCTTGTTGCAGGAGAACTACCTACTCACCGCCTTCGAGCTCCTCCACGAGCTGGTCGAGGACGGCCACCATGACCAGGCCATCCGCCTTCGAAATTTCTTCGCCGACCCCGCCCTCTTCCCCTCCGACCAGATCTCACGCTTCAACGCCCTCCGAG TTGCAGATGCACAAAATGTGCTAGAAGAGAAAGTAACAGTAGAAGAAAAGTTGGCAATCACTGAATATGAGCTTCGTTTAGCCCAAGAAGACTTGTCAAGACTCAGGGAGGAGTTACAAAAGCAAAAACAATATTTTCCTGATGACCTTAATG GGTCCAGTTCAGATATTTCGGTGACTAATGGCCCTACAACTCTACATAACACGAGGAAGATCTCTTATGTCTCTTTAGGCCCGTTAAAGGACACTGAACGGAAAGATCTAAATTGTGCTGTGAAGGAATACTTGCTCTTTGCTGGGTACCGCCTTACAGCTATGACATTTCTTGAAGAG GTCACTGATCAAAACCTAGATGTGTGGCTGAAAAGTTCAGCTTGTGTTTCTGATGCTTTGCGTCGTTATTATTATCAGTATCTTTCATCCACCTCAGAGGCTGCCGAG GAGAAGATTTCCCTTCTTCGAGAAAATGAATTTTTTATTAAAGAAAATCAGAGGCTCAATGATGAGAAAGAGTCCATGCGTAGAAACAAGGAACTGGCTGATAGTCAGATACTAGTTCTAACAAGTAACTTGGAAGGTGTAAAGAAGGATTTAAAAGATAAGGATACTCTG GTACAGAATCTTAAGCAGTCCATGGATCTACAGAGAAAGCAACTTAATGACTGCAGAGCTGAAATCACAGCACTGAAGATGCACATAGAAGGAGCCCGAGCTAGCAGAAGCTGGACAGCTGGAGAAAGTGAAAGCACAAAGGCTCCTTATACTGACAAGtctaaggaagaaaagaaaacctCATGTGGTGAACTAGAAGACTTAAAAGGTGTTCATTCCACAACAAGAAATCCAGAACCCATTATAGCTCTTAGCGAGGATGTGCAATCAGAGGAAAAAGTGGTTGAGATCAATGAAGTAGCTGTTGTATCGAAATCTGTTGACTTAGTTTCTACTAATTCAGATGAGAATCATGGTTACCAAGCTTCTGAAGATGTCAGATCCAGGCCTCATAATATTGTTTCTGATGCAGCAAATGTTTCTTGTAATGATAGTGTTGAATACCAAGAGAATGCTCATAAACTCATTTCTGAATTGAAGTCTGAGGATAAAGGATTGAACCAAAATTCAGAGAGTCCCAAGAGGGGGAAAACTCAAAAGATG GCACTGGAGACCATACAAATACTTTCAGATGCATTACCAAAGATTGTTCCCTATGTTCTGATCAACCATCGTGAG GAGCTTCTTCCATTGATTATGTGTGCTATTGAACGCCATCCAGATAGCGCAGTGAGAGATTCCCTAACACACACATTGTTTAATCTTATAAAACGGCCAGATGAACAGCAGCGGCGCATCATTATGGAT GCCTGTGTAAGCCTAGCTAAAAATGTTGGAGAGATGAGAACTGAAACAGAGTTGCTTCCTCAGTGTTGGGAACAG ATTAATCACAAATATGAGGAGCGTAGGCTATTAGTTGCTCAATCATGTGGAGAACTTGCAGAGTTTGTTCGACCTGAAATTCGTGATTCTCTTATTCTATCCATCATTCAGCAACTAATTGAAGATTCTGCCACAATTGTTCGAGAAGCTGCTGCTCATAACTTGGCACTGTTGCTTCCACTCTTTCCAAATTTGGACAAATATTTTAAG GTTGAAGAGCTCATGTTCCAGTTGGTATGTGATCCTTCAGGAGCGGTTGTTGATACCACAATCAAAGAACTTGTTCCTGCAGTAGTAAATTGGGGTGCTAAACTGGACCATGTTCTACGAGTCATACTCTCCCACATTTTAGGTTCTGCTCAG CGGTGTCCACCTCTATCAGGAGTTGAAGGATCTGTAGATTCTCATCTCCGTGTTCTAGGAGACCGAGAGCACTGGAATATTGATGTACTGCTTCGGATGTTGACAGGGTTGCTGCCATTTGTCCATCGTAAAGCTATTGAAACATGCCCTTTTAGCTCTGCTATGGAGTCTCTTACCACTTCAGAACAACAAAATTCCTTCTTCTCCACGTCTTTGCTTCAGTTATATGCAGG GGGTCGGACAATTTGGCCTATGTTTGATTGGATGCACGTGGATTGTCTTCCTGACTTGATTCAGCTTTCCTGCCTCTTATCTCACAAGGAAGACAATCTGAGAACTCGAATCACAAGG TACCTTCTGGATGTATCTGAATTCTTTGGGGAGCAATACCTTGTGCATATAATGCTTCCTGTTTTCCTGATAGCTGTTGGCAATGGTGATGGTGCAGATTTGACATTTTTTCCTTTATCCATGAAGTCCAGAATCAAAG GACTGCAACCTAAAACCTCTGTGGCAGAGAATCTTTCTGTCATGTGCATTCTTCCGTTATTGTTATCTGGAATTTTGGGTGCTCCAACTATTCATGAAAAATTATCAGATTACTTGAGAAAACTACTAGTGCAAAACAATACTCAAGAAGGTTCATGGCTTGTTCATCACACTGCTGAGGTGATTGATGCAGTTCGATTCCTTTG CATAGAAGCATTTGGAGCTGTTGCGCagcatttcaaaaatgatatg ATTGTTGACAAGATACGCATACAAATGGATGCTTTTCTTGAAGATGGATCACATGAAGCTACTATTACTGTTGTTCGTGCACTACTTGTGGCTGTACCACATACAACAGACAGGCTACGTGAAT ATCTGTTATCAAAAATTTTCCAACTTACTTGCATGCCATCTCATGGAAATGATATCACACACCGCCGTGAGAAAGCAAATGTATTTTGCGAGGCAGTTCGTGCTTTAGATGCCACAG ATCTTCCTGCCACCAGTATCCGTGATTTCCTTGTACCCACTATCCAAAACCTTTTGAAAGACCTGGATGCTCTAGATCCTGCTCAcaaggaagcattggaaattatacTGAAGGAGAGGTCAGGTGGGGCATTTGAAAACATCAGTAAAGCGATGGGAGGCCATATCGGTCTTGCATCTTCAGTTAGCAGTTTCTTTGGTGAGACTGGCCGTCTAGGAAAGAAAGAAGGTGGTGACACGCACGAATATGCTGCTTCGCCACAGCCAAGTCCACCAGCCCAGCAAGATGATACAAGGTTCAGGAAAATGTTGAGGGGCAGTTTCAGTGACATTTTAAGAGGCAA